In Cololabis saira isolate AMF1-May2022 chromosome 10, fColSai1.1, whole genome shotgun sequence, a single window of DNA contains:
- the ackr4a gene encoding atypical chemokine receptor 4 has translation MNASEEDDYSYFYHENISFNYSDDDYPTLCEKSNVRSFAALFLPIVYSLSLVAGLAGNGLVVAIYTYHKRLKTATDVFLNHLAVADLLLLFTLPFWAADAAKGWDLGDVVCKIVSACYTVNFNCCMLLLACISLDRYLVVAILQGKDQRRWLQRMFNRKQCWKVSLAVWATAFLLGFPDLIFSQVTYASNRNVCHAIYPQAMGQGGKAVLEITEVLLGFLLPLLVMVSCYWIVGRALKDLPVESRGKRWQALRVLLVVVAVFVVTQLPYNVLKAYRAMDSVHILVTHCETSKGLDQAAQVTESLALTHCCLNPILYAFMGTSFRRHVIKLAKKVGQKRRKQRGRRESPAELEGIEISFNSHNASRETSTFSI, from the coding sequence ATGAATGCCTCAGAGGAAGATGACTACTCCTACTTCTACCATGAGAACATCAGCTTCAACTACAGTGATGATGACTATCCCACCTTGTGTGAAAAGAGCAATGTCCGTTCTTTCGCGGCCCTCTTCCTCCCCATTGTGTACAGCCTGAGTCTGGTCGCAGGACTGGCAGGGAATGGTCTGGTCGTGGCCATCTACACCTACCACAAGCGCCTGAAGACTGCCACGGATGTTTTCCTGAATCACCTAGCCGTGGCCGACCTGCTGCTTCTCTTCACACTGCCTTTCTGGGCTGCGGACGCCGCAAAGGGTTGGGACCTGGGGGACGTCGTCTGTAAGATTGTGTCGGCCTGCTACACGGTGAACTTTAACTGCTGCATGTTGCTGCTAGCCTGTATTAGCCTGGATCGGTACTTAGTGGTAGCTATACTGCAGGGCAAAGACCAAAGAAGGTGGCTGCAGAGGATGTTCAACAGGAAACAGTGCTGGAAGGTGAGCCTCGCTGTTTGGGCAACAGCTTTCCTTCTTGGCTTTCCTGATTTGATCTTCTCACAAGTGACTTACGCCTCAAATAGGAATGTCTGTCACGCCATCTATCCTCAGGCCATGGGACAAGGTGGGAAAGCTGTGCTGGAGATAACTGAGGTCTTGTTGGGATTCCTGCTTCCTCTCCTGGTCATGGTGAGCTGCTACTGGATTGTGGGCCGAGCACTAAAGGACCTCCCTGTTGAGAGCAGAGGCAAGAGGTGGCAAGCCCTGCGGGTTCTTCTAGTGGTAGTGGCGGTGTTTGTCGTCACTCAGCTGCCCTATAACGTGCTGAAGGCATACCGGGCGATGGATTCAGTGCACATTTTAGTGACCCACTGTGAGACTAGTAAAGGGCTGGATCAGGCAGCTCAGGTGACTGAAAGCCTGGCCCTTACTCACTGCTGCCTCAACCCGATCCTCTACGCTTTCATGGGGACTTCTTTCAGGAGGCACGTGATAAAACTGGCCAAGAAAGTCGGGCAAAAGAGAAGGAAGCAGAGGGGGAGAAGAGAAAGTCCTGCAGAGCTAGAAGGGATTGAGATATCATTCAACTCTCATAATGCCTCCAGAGAGACAAGTACATTCTCCATCTGA